The following are from one region of the Magallana gigas chromosome 6, xbMagGiga1.1, whole genome shotgun sequence genome:
- the LOC105347908 gene encoding ras-like protein family member 12 — translation MSGRRVGGKPSPEYNIALLGDLGVGKSALTVKYITRRFIMEYDPCIEDTYTKHEDIDGQELSIHVMDTSDKEDSDPQRYLRWADAFMVVYSITNRESFQTVRKYLENITQYIKAVGKELPVAIVGNKIDLERYRQISKEEGAALATEFECLFFETTAAEEFEYVEDIFHGLVHEIQRERGEKHIHFQPLFITEEKFQSAQRGGRPKSPRSPADRKDDKTGSKKNSSSFKLFNKSFKIFN, via the exons atgAGTGGTCGGCGAGTCGGGGGGAAGCCCTCCCCGGAATACAACATCGCACTGTTGGGAGACCTAGGGGTCGGGAAATCAG CACTGACAGTGAAATACATTACAAGAAGATTTATCATGGAATATGATCCTTGCATAG AGGACACATACACAAAACATGAGGATATTGACGGGCAGGAACTGTCCATTCACGTCATGGACACCAGTGACAAG GAGGACAGCGACCCCCAGCGGTATTTGCGCTGGGCCGACGCCTTCATGGTGGTATATAGTATCACGAACCGAGAGAGTTTCCAGACTGTCCGGAAATACCTGGAGAACATTACTCAGTATATAAAGGCAGTTGGAAAAGAGCTCCCTGTCGCCATTGTTGGCAATAAAATTGACTTAGAGAGATACAG gcAAATCAGTAAAGAAGAGGGAGCAGCATTAGCAACAGAGTTTGAATGTCTGTTCTTTGAGACAACGGCAGCAGAGGAATTTGAGTATGTTGAGGACATCTTTCACGGTCTTGTGCACGAGATTCAGCGAGAACGAGGCGAGAAACACATTCACTTTCAGCCTCTTTTTATAACGGAGGAAAAGTTTCAGAGTGCTCAGAGAGGCGGACGGCCGAAGTCTCCTCGGTCTCCTGCAGACCGGAAGGACGATAAAACCGGAAGCAAGAAAAATAGTTCcagtttcaaattatttaacaaaagctttaaaatctttaattga